In Kitasatospora sp. NBC_00240, the following are encoded in one genomic region:
- a CDS encoding serine/threonine-protein kinase, translating into MNELGRPPLDVPAGRLVAGTRITGLIGSGGWGSVYAAEELADGAPVAVKFLRPDLLTPGQRRTMADLVEREVRFSRQADHPGLVRTLRTATLDRPDDPRLDGAVVLVMERAEQSLQDLLATAAPHTPLPQAQRVLTEICAGLAHMHQHGWVHGDLKGANILLMPGGAVRLADFGLTAELEGTHAYVPPLGSLDHVPPEWWSQRAGSRGVPLRPGADVWAFGVLAHQVLSGGLHPFPGATARARSLAAQSYARGASPLRLDEGVPERWRALIGACLAADPAERGKLDAAELLRRVSLLAAPPAGPQARRRPARRAVPLVTGGLALALAVAGAALAGALLPGDGDSPPAPPPVTAATATTAGATVIAGGPGRPVGAIPESSDVPAGLREVITGTARRCPEPEVTPALLAAMLKAESGFDPAAARPQSDEYGIAMWTPAVFNAWAQDGDNDGDRDYMSAPDAIVSMGNYVCWLDQQFKHRGLSTDLPALVVAGYRTSDKTVADAGRVPDRVRPHVDQVMKYLAEYTG; encoded by the coding sequence ATGAACGAACTCGGCAGGCCACCGCTGGACGTCCCGGCCGGCCGGCTGGTGGCCGGCACCCGGATCACCGGCCTGATCGGGTCCGGCGGCTGGGGCAGCGTGTACGCGGCCGAGGAACTCGCCGACGGCGCACCGGTCGCGGTGAAGTTCCTCCGGCCCGACCTGCTGACCCCCGGCCAGCGCCGGACGATGGCCGACCTCGTGGAGCGTGAGGTGCGGTTCAGCCGACAGGCCGACCACCCCGGCCTGGTGCGGACGCTGCGGACCGCCACCCTCGACCGGCCCGACGACCCCCGACTCGACGGCGCCGTGGTGCTGGTGATGGAACGCGCCGAACAGAGCCTGCAGGACCTGCTCGCCACCGCCGCACCGCACACCCCGCTGCCGCAGGCGCAGCGCGTCCTCACCGAGATCTGCGCCGGTCTGGCCCACATGCACCAGCACGGCTGGGTGCACGGCGACCTGAAGGGCGCCAACATCCTGCTGATGCCGGGCGGCGCCGTCCGGCTCGCAGACTTCGGGCTGACCGCCGAACTGGAGGGCACCCACGCGTACGTCCCGCCGCTCGGCTCCCTCGACCACGTGCCCCCGGAGTGGTGGTCCCAGCGCGCCGGCAGCCGGGGCGTCCCGCTGCGGCCCGGAGCCGACGTGTGGGCCTTCGGCGTACTGGCCCACCAGGTGCTGAGCGGCGGGCTGCATCCCTTCCCCGGGGCCACCGCCCGGGCCAGGTCGCTGGCCGCCCAGTCCTACGCCCGGGGTGCCTCCCCGTTGCGGCTCGACGAGGGCGTGCCCGAACGCTGGCGCGCGCTGATCGGCGCCTGCCTGGCCGCCGACCCGGCCGAACGGGGCAAGCTCGATGCGGCCGAACTCCTGCGCCGGGTAAGCCTCCTGGCCGCGCCGCCGGCCGGTCCGCAGGCCCGCCGTCGGCCGGCCCGCCGGGCCGTCCCGCTGGTCACCGGCGGCCTCGCACTGGCCCTGGCGGTGGCCGGCGCGGCTCTCGCGGGCGCCCTGCTGCCCGGGGACGGCGACTCCCCGCCCGCCCCACCACCCGTCACCGCCGCCACCGCCACCACCGCCGGCGCCACCGTCATCGCGGGCGGCCCCGGCAGGCCGGTCGGCGCCATCCCCGAGAGCTCCGACGTCCCGGCCGGGCTGCGCGAGGTGATCACCGGGACCGCCCGGCGCTGCCCGGAGCCGGAGGTGACGCCGGCCCTGCTGGCGGCGATGCTCAAGGCGGAGAGCGGCTTCGACCCCGCCGCCGCCCGGCCGCAGTCCGACGAGTACGGGATCGCGATGTGGACACCGGCGGTCTTCAACGCCTGGGCCCAGGACGGCGACAACGACGGCGACCGGGACTACATGTCGGCGCCGGACGCCATCGTCAGCATGGGCAACTACGTCTGCTGGCTGGACCAGCAGTTCAAGCACCGGGGCCTGAGCACCGACCTGCCCGCCCTGGTCGTGGCCGGCTACCGCACCAGCGACAAGACCGTCGCCGACGCCGGGCGGGTGCCGGACCGGGTCCGGCCGCATGTCGACCAGGTGATGAAGTACCTGGCCGAGTACACCGGTTGA
- a CDS encoding alpha/beta fold hydrolase — translation MAVIRANGVALYYEIRGTGPSVVLVHGSWGDADCWERVAPGLAEQCTVVTYDRRGHSRSEEVLTQGSVHEDAADLAGLIEALGLAPAFVVGTLYGAMAALRLAAARPALLRGIAVHEPPAVGLLAADPDLRPVADDAVARVAPVRALLERGETAAAAELYVDTITLGPGAWARLPAPMRHTYIRNAPTFLDELRDPDAYDLDLAALGGFGETALLTQSDDGDPMSTSVLDIVDLALPKAERYLYENAGREPHMVRPAEYVQVTLPYALR, via the coding sequence ATGGCCGTGATCAGGGCGAACGGTGTGGCGCTCTACTACGAGATCCGGGGCACCGGGCCGAGCGTGGTGCTCGTCCACGGCTCCTGGGGGGACGCGGACTGCTGGGAGCGCGTGGCGCCGGGTCTGGCCGAGCAGTGCACGGTGGTGACGTACGACCGGCGGGGGCACAGCCGTAGCGAGGAAGTACTGACCCAGGGGTCGGTGCACGAGGACGCGGCCGACCTCGCGGGCCTGATCGAGGCCCTCGGCCTGGCGCCGGCCTTCGTCGTCGGCACCCTGTACGGGGCGATGGCCGCGCTGCGCCTCGCCGCCGCCCGGCCGGCGCTGCTGCGGGGCATCGCCGTGCACGAGCCGCCGGCGGTCGGCCTGCTGGCGGCCGACCCGGACCTGCGCCCGGTCGCCGACGACGCCGTCGCCCGGGTCGCGCCGGTGCGGGCGCTGCTCGAACGCGGTGAGACCGCCGCGGCGGCCGAACTGTACGTCGACACGATCACCCTGGGCCCCGGCGCCTGGGCCCGGCTGCCGGCGCCGATGCGTCACACCTACATCCGCAACGCGCCCACCTTCCTGGACGAACTGCGCGACCCGGACGCCTACGACCTCGACCTGGCCGCGCTCGGGGGCTTCGGCGAGACGGCCCTGCTGACCCAGAGCGACGACGGCGACCCGATGTCGACCTCGGTGCTGGACATCGTCGACCTCGCCCTGCCGAAGGCGGAACGGTACCTCTACGAGAACGCCGGCCGGGAGCCGCACATGGTGCGGCCCGCCGAGTACGTGCAGGTGACCCTGCCGTACGCGCTGCGCTGA
- a CDS encoding transglycosylase SLT domain-containing protein, which yields MRIFSTRLRASAAVLVSAAGIAALGSVVAPTVAGATTPASSAQALAAQIVPANQLASFKQIVAHESSWNVTATNASSGAYGLVQALPGSKMASAGADWKTNPATQIKWGLNYMNERYGSPNAAWAFWQTHHWY from the coding sequence ATGCGCATTTTCTCCACCCGCCTGCGTGCTTCGGCCGCCGTGCTCGTGTCCGCCGCCGGTATCGCCGCCCTGGGTAGCGTCGTGGCGCCCACCGTCGCCGGCGCCACCACCCCGGCGTCCTCCGCGCAGGCCCTGGCCGCGCAGATCGTCCCGGCCAACCAGCTGGCGTCCTTCAAGCAGATCGTCGCCCACGAGAGCAGCTGGAACGTCACCGCCACCAACGCCTCCTCGGGCGCCTACGGCCTGGTCCAGGCCCTGCCGGGCTCGAAGATGGCCTCGGCGGGCGCGGACTGGAAGACCAACCCGGCCACCCAGATCAAGTGGGGCCTGAACTACATGAACGAGCGCTACGGCAGCCCGAACGCCGCCTGGGCGTTCTGGCAGACGCACCACTGGTACTAA
- a CDS encoding PP2C family protein-serine/threonine phosphatase: MPQTRGGGTARIPGVRRWRPPPAVRTWSWWLPLLLVVLAVLLDLAFHSREPLSFLLVAVPPLAAATRGPRPVAVITAGCILLEVAMASRRPGHLDEQHHLALYAATALIGVAAVLLARQRVRAQARLIRARSVAEAVQLTLLRPVPERVGPLRAAGFYEAGERGALVGGDLYDLCETPFGVRVIIGDVRGKGLDAVQTVSAVLGSFRVSAHEWADLSSLAQRLELSIARNSPRAAGDAELFVTALLLEFPKGAGEVRIVDRGHPPPVLVGKDGAQWLRTSPHLPLGLGSLAPADSEITTHPLEPGDVIVLYTDGVSEARNTAGVFYPVLERLAERFVGRHRPDPELVAAFVRSDADCWSVGAEGEDDRALLALALRPDPDAERARGGSGDLGAEWEDEWDEGWAERWDETPDGTEVRPDRAR; this comes from the coding sequence ATGCCGCAAACCCGTGGCGGCGGAACCGCCCGGATCCCCGGGGTCCGGCGCTGGCGACCGCCGCCGGCCGTCCGGACGTGGTCCTGGTGGCTGCCGCTGCTCCTGGTCGTCCTGGCCGTGCTGCTGGACCTGGCCTTCCACAGCCGGGAACCGCTGAGCTTCCTGCTGGTCGCGGTGCCGCCGCTGGCGGCCGCCACCCGGGGCCCCCGCCCGGTCGCCGTGATCACCGCCGGCTGCATCCTGCTGGAGGTCGCGATGGCCTCCCGCCGACCCGGCCACCTCGACGAACAGCACCATCTGGCCCTGTACGCGGCCACCGCGCTGATCGGTGTCGCGGCGGTGCTGCTGGCCCGGCAGCGGGTCCGGGCCCAGGCCCGTCTGATCCGCGCCCGCTCGGTGGCGGAGGCGGTGCAGCTCACCCTGCTGCGCCCGGTGCCGGAGCGGGTCGGGCCGCTGCGGGCGGCGGGCTTCTACGAGGCAGGCGAACGCGGCGCACTGGTCGGCGGTGACCTCTACGACCTGTGCGAGACGCCGTTCGGCGTCCGGGTGATCATCGGCGACGTGCGCGGCAAGGGGCTGGACGCCGTGCAGACGGTGTCGGCCGTGCTCGGCAGCTTCCGGGTCTCCGCCCACGAGTGGGCGGATTTGAGCAGCCTGGCCCAGCGACTCGAGCTGAGCATCGCCCGCAACTCGCCCCGGGCGGCGGGCGACGCGGAGCTCTTCGTCACCGCCCTACTGCTGGAGTTCCCGAAGGGCGCAGGCGAGGTGCGGATCGTCGACCGCGGCCATCCGCCGCCCGTGCTGGTCGGCAAGGACGGCGCGCAGTGGCTCCGGACCTCCCCGCATCTGCCGCTCGGGCTCGGCTCGCTGGCCCCGGCCGACTCCGAGATCACCACCCACCCGCTCGAACCGGGCGACGTGATCGTCCTCTACACGGACGGCGTCAGCGAGGCCCGCAACACCGCGGGCGTCTTCTATCCCGTGCTGGAGCGGCTGGCGGAGCGCTTCGTGGGCAGGCACCGGCCTGATCCGGAGCTGGTGGCCGCCTTCGTGCGCTCCGACGCGGACTGCTGGTCGGTGGGCGCCGAGGGCGAGGACGACCGCGCGCTGCTGGCGCTCGCCCTGCGGCCGGACCCGGACGCCGAAAGGGCCCGGGGCGGGAGCGGCGACCTCGGCGCGGAGTGGGAGGACGAGTGGGACGAAGGGTGGGCCGAGCGATGGGACGAGACGCCGGACGGGACCGAGGTCCGGCCGGACCGGGCCCGTTGA